The proteins below come from a single Moritella sp. F3 genomic window:
- a CDS encoding DUF58 domain-containing protein, which yields MSAIEVTIKELQQYSYQANSVLASKTLARAQLAGGHLSPIKGRGMEFNECRQYQPGDDIRSIDWRITARTGKTYSKLFSEEKERPVYVLLDLSSSMYFGSQYRLKSVQACHLTALLAWATKHKSDRVGGIIIGEFGHKELKPQRQQRGIMQLLNETVALHNAQLSHKKLASDNNVATPESLAGALTRLRILCKTGSHIMIISDFLNLDDKAQKQLALLKRHNEIEAWQIFDPLELSLPEISANVRLAVSDGQQHGFVSPGDANSRQKYQQHADIKQQALRQVMNRYGIRHHKISSGESLLSQIKSKGK from the coding sequence ATGTCTGCAATCGAAGTGACTATAAAAGAACTACAACAATACAGCTACCAAGCTAACAGCGTGTTGGCAAGCAAGACGTTGGCAAGAGCACAACTTGCAGGCGGTCATTTGTCACCCATCAAAGGCCGCGGTATGGAGTTCAATGAGTGTCGTCAGTACCAACCTGGCGATGACATCCGCAGTATTGATTGGCGTATCACCGCTCGTACAGGTAAAACCTACAGTAAGCTGTTTAGTGAAGAAAAAGAACGCCCAGTTTATGTGCTACTTGACCTTTCATCGAGCATGTATTTTGGTAGTCAGTATCGATTAAAATCGGTACAGGCTTGCCACCTAACCGCATTACTGGCTTGGGCAACAAAGCACAAAAGTGATCGTGTTGGCGGTATTATCATTGGTGAGTTCGGCCATAAAGAATTAAAACCCCAACGCCAACAGCGCGGTATTATGCAGTTACTTAATGAAACCGTAGCCCTACATAACGCACAACTTAGCCATAAAAAATTAGCCAGTGACAACAACGTTGCAACGCCAGAATCGCTGGCTGGGGCCCTCACCCGCTTACGTATACTGTGTAAAACCGGTAGTCACATCATGATCATCAGTGATTTCCTTAATCTCGATGACAAGGCGCAAAAGCAATTGGCATTACTAAAACGTCATAATGAAATTGAAGCCTGGCAAATATTTGATCCTTTAGAACTGTCTCTGCCTGAGATTAGCGCGAATGTACGTCTTGCGGTATCAGACGGTCAGCAGCACGGTTTTGTTAGTCCAGGTGATGCGAACAGCCGTCAGAAATATCAGCAACATGCCGATATTAAACAACAGGCATTAAGACAAGTAATGAACCGGTATGGTATTCGCCATCATAAAATCAGTAGCGGTGAGTCATTACTTAGCCAGATCAAAAGTAAGGGTAAATAA
- a CDS encoding MoxR family ATPase, whose translation MPKSNFNQLRGYLNSQILGQEKLVDNLLIALLADGHILVEGPPGLAKTRAVKALAESLEANFHRIQFTPDLLPADLTGTDIYRAETGTFDFQPGPLFHNIVLADEINRAPAKVQSALLEAMAEQQITVGNKTMLLPKLFMVMATQNPIEQEGTYPLPEAQLDRFMLHLEIDYPDKDTELQILRLTTQEAQQSASAPMTKISQQAIMQARTEVLNIHLAPALEHYLVDLIMATRNPDTLDAQLASWITFGASPRATISLARCVRARAWLHGRDHVLPEDIQTCLYPILRHRLLLSFEAEADGITANQVIDRILSLIAFS comes from the coding sequence ATGCCAAAATCAAACTTTAATCAATTAAGAGGCTACCTTAATAGCCAAATTCTTGGGCAAGAAAAACTTGTCGACAATTTATTAATCGCGCTACTCGCAGATGGTCACATCTTAGTAGAAGGTCCACCGGGGTTAGCCAAAACCCGAGCTGTTAAAGCACTTGCCGAGAGCTTGGAAGCTAACTTCCACCGCATTCAGTTCACACCTGATTTACTGCCAGCCGATTTAACCGGTACAGATATCTATCGCGCCGAAACTGGTACCTTTGATTTTCAACCTGGCCCTCTGTTTCACAACATCGTACTGGCGGACGAGATTAATCGTGCACCTGCTAAGGTACAGTCTGCGCTATTAGAAGCTATGGCCGAACAGCAGATAACCGTTGGCAACAAAACCATGTTATTACCAAAGCTATTTATGGTAATGGCGACGCAGAACCCGATTGAGCAAGAAGGTACCTATCCATTACCCGAAGCCCAGCTAGATCGCTTCATGCTACATTTGGAAATTGACTACCCAGATAAAGACACTGAATTACAAATTTTGCGTTTAACAACACAAGAAGCACAACAAAGTGCCAGTGCACCAATGACAAAAATAAGTCAGCAAGCGATCATGCAAGCGCGAACAGAAGTCCTTAACATCCACCTTGCCCCTGCGCTTGAGCATTATCTTGTCGATTTGATTATGGCAACCCGTAATCCGGATACGTTGGATGCACAGCTAGCCAGTTGGATCACGTTTGGTGCAAGTCCACGCGCAACTATTTCCCTAGCTCGTTGTGTACGCGCTCGCGCTTGGCTACACGGCCGTGACCATGTCTTACCTGAAGATATCCAGACTTGTCTATATCCGATCTTGCGCCATCGCTTATTACTAAGCTTTGAAGCTGAAGCTGACGGTATTACCGCCAACCAAGTTATTGACCGCATTTTGTCATTAATTGCATTTTCGTAA
- the fadI gene encoding acetyl-CoA C-acyltransferase FadI, whose protein sequence is MAKPQSLTTRNGDRIAVVTGLRTPFAKQATAFHGVPALDLGKMVVNEMLTRNDIDPKIVQQVVFGQVVQMPEAPNIAREIVLGTGMDIGTDAYSVSRACATSFQAISNVTESIMAGSIDCGVAGGADSSSVVPIGVSKKLAHQLINLSKAKTTSDKLKIARQLSLKDLLPVAPAVSEYSTGITMGQTAEQMAKSYSITRQAQDEFAHRSHSLAAKAWEEGKLKDEVMTAYPEPMKSFIAEDNNIRKNSAVEGYAKLRPAFDRKHGTVTAATSTPLTDGAAAVLLMSEGRAKELGLEVLGYIRSYAYAAVPADVDGLIGPSYAIPEALDRAGIKFDDLALFDMHEAFAAQTLANLKCLESDTFAQEKLGRAERVATIDESKFNVLGGSLAYGHPFAATGARMITQTLHELKRRGGGLGLTAACAAGGLGVAMIVESA, encoded by the coding sequence ATGGCTAAACCACAAAGCCTAACCACCCGCAACGGCGATCGTATCGCGGTGGTCACTGGATTACGTACCCCGTTTGCTAAACAAGCAACAGCGTTTCATGGGGTTCCAGCATTAGATTTAGGCAAAATGGTTGTTAATGAGATGCTTACTCGTAACGACATTGATCCTAAAATTGTTCAGCAAGTTGTATTTGGACAAGTTGTTCAAATGCCGGAAGCGCCAAACATTGCGCGTGAAATCGTATTAGGCACTGGTATGGACATCGGTACCGATGCATACAGTGTATCGCGTGCATGTGCGACAAGTTTCCAAGCTATTTCAAACGTGACAGAGTCTATTATGGCTGGTTCGATTGACTGTGGTGTTGCTGGTGGTGCTGATTCATCTTCAGTTGTGCCAATTGGCGTATCTAAAAAACTAGCTCATCAGTTAATTAACTTGAGCAAAGCTAAGACTACAAGCGATAAATTAAAGATTGCCCGTCAGTTAAGCTTAAAAGATTTATTACCTGTCGCACCGGCTGTTTCAGAATACAGTACCGGTATCACGATGGGACAGACTGCAGAACAAATGGCTAAGTCTTATAGTATTACGCGTCAAGCGCAAGATGAATTTGCTCACCGTTCTCACTCTCTTGCAGCTAAAGCATGGGAAGAAGGTAAGTTAAAAGATGAAGTAATGACGGCTTATCCAGAGCCAATGAAGTCATTTATTGCTGAAGATAACAACATTCGTAAAAACTCGGCTGTTGAAGGTTACGCTAAATTGCGTCCTGCATTTGATCGTAAACACGGTACTGTTACTGCTGCAACAAGTACGCCACTAACAGATGGCGCTGCGGCGGTATTATTAATGAGTGAAGGTCGAGCGAAAGAACTGGGTCTAGAAGTACTTGGTTATATTCGTAGCTATGCTTATGCTGCTGTACCTGCTGATGTTGATGGTCTAATCGGCCCGTCATATGCGATCCCTGAAGCGTTAGATCGTGCAGGTATTAAATTCGATGATTTAGCATTGTTTGATATGCATGAAGCATTTGCGGCGCAGACATTAGCAAACCTAAAATGTCTAGAGTCTGATACGTTTGCCCAAGAAAAATTAGGCCGTGCAGAACGCGTTGCGACTATTGACGAAAGCAAGTTTAATGTACTCGGTGGTTCACTTGCATATGGTCACCCATTTGCAGCGACTGGTGCACGTATGATCACGCAAACATTACATGAATTAAAACGTCGTGGTGGTGGTCTAGGATTAACAGCTGCGTGTGCTGCTGGTGGTCTTGGTGTAGCAATGATTGTGGAGAGTGCGTAA
- the fadJ gene encoding fatty acid oxidation complex subunit alpha FadJ, whose amino-acid sequence MSQQDKTFSLEIREDKIGVLTMDVPGETMNTLRAEFADEISDLMKEIKSNSDLQGLVLISGKKDSFVAGADVTMIDACETAADAEKLSLEGHRVMGELEALNIPVVAAIHGPCLGGGLELALACHIRVCTESTKTVLGVPEVMLGLLPGSGGTQRLPRLVGVAKSLDLMLTGKQIRGKQALKMGLVDEVVPETVLLEVAVKLAKKGKFKRELKRDLTGKLLETNKFGRNIMFDQAAKQTFSKTRGNYPAPEAILEVVKVGQEKGFEAGLKLEAKRFAELAMTSESACLRGIFFATTEMKKEDGVEGVAPKKVKKAIVLGGGLMGGGIANVTATKAKVPVRIKDIAPQGLLNAQKYTYDILNKKVKRRFMSKADMQSQLAMITGTTEYTGVKSADIVIEAVFEDLKLKHQMVADIEANCNENTIFASNTSSLPITQIASEAKRPENVIGLHYFSPVDKMPLAEIITHEGTSDQTISTTVEFARKQGKTPIVVKDGAGFYVNRILAPYMNEAARIILEQEPIEAVDKALVDFGFPVGPVTLLDEVGIDVGAKIGPILTKELGSRFEAPAAFDKLLADDRKGRKNEKGFYLYGKKAKKGKKQVDESIYKLFNLKPEASMDPKALAERAVLLMLNEAARCLDEGILRSARDGDIGAIFGIGFPPFLGGPFHYMDSIGIAALVDKLERHQDKYGERFAPCAMLTAMAKEDKKFYS is encoded by the coding sequence ATGAGTCAGCAAGATAAAACATTTTCACTTGAGATCCGTGAAGATAAAATTGGCGTTCTAACAATGGACGTACCCGGCGAAACGATGAACACTTTACGTGCAGAGTTCGCTGATGAAATTTCTGATTTGATGAAAGAGATTAAATCAAATTCTGATCTACAAGGTCTCGTTCTGATCAGTGGCAAGAAAGACAGCTTTGTTGCTGGTGCTGACGTGACGATGATTGATGCCTGTGAAACAGCTGCAGACGCAGAGAAGTTATCACTTGAAGGTCACCGCGTTATGGGTGAACTGGAAGCATTAAACATCCCTGTTGTTGCTGCTATCCACGGTCCTTGTTTAGGTGGTGGTTTAGAACTAGCACTAGCATGTCATATCCGTGTATGTACAGAAAGTACTAAAACAGTATTAGGCGTACCAGAAGTCATGTTAGGTCTATTACCTGGCAGTGGTGGTACGCAGCGTCTACCACGTCTAGTTGGTGTGGCTAAATCACTTGATTTGATGCTTACTGGTAAACAAATTCGTGGTAAACAAGCGCTGAAAATGGGCCTTGTTGATGAAGTGGTACCAGAAACTGTATTACTTGAAGTTGCGGTTAAATTAGCGAAAAAAGGTAAGTTCAAACGTGAATTGAAACGTGATCTTACTGGTAAGCTATTAGAGACAAATAAATTTGGTCGTAACATCATGTTCGATCAAGCTGCAAAGCAAACATTCTCTAAAACGCGTGGTAACTACCCAGCGCCTGAAGCCATTCTAGAAGTGGTTAAAGTAGGCCAAGAAAAAGGTTTTGAAGCAGGTTTAAAACTTGAAGCAAAACGTTTTGCTGAATTAGCAATGACATCTGAATCTGCATGTCTACGTGGCATTTTCTTTGCGACGACAGAGATGAAGAAAGAAGACGGCGTTGAAGGTGTTGCACCGAAGAAAGTGAAAAAAGCAATCGTACTTGGTGGTGGTTTAATGGGTGGCGGTATCGCTAACGTTACTGCAACTAAAGCGAAAGTACCTGTGCGTATTAAAGATATTGCACCACAAGGTCTGCTTAACGCACAAAAATACACGTATGACATTCTAAACAAGAAAGTTAAACGTCGCTTTATGTCTAAAGCTGATATGCAAAGTCAACTGGCTATGATCACTGGTACGACTGAGTACACAGGTGTGAAAAGTGCTGATATTGTGATTGAAGCGGTATTCGAAGATCTTAAATTGAAGCACCAAATGGTGGCTGATATTGAAGCTAACTGTAACGAAAATACTATTTTCGCATCAAACACGTCTTCTTTACCTATCACGCAAATTGCATCTGAAGCGAAGCGTCCTGAAAACGTAATTGGTTTACATTACTTCAGCCCTGTGGACAAAATGCCACTTGCTGAAATTATTACGCATGAAGGCACGTCTGACCAAACTATCTCTACAACCGTTGAATTTGCGCGTAAGCAAGGCAAAACGCCAATCGTTGTTAAAGATGGTGCTGGTTTCTATGTAAACCGTATTCTTGCGCCTTACATGAACGAAGCTGCACGCATTATCTTAGAACAAGAGCCTATCGAAGCGGTTGATAAAGCCCTTGTTGATTTTGGTTTCCCTGTTGGTCCTGTAACGCTTCTTGATGAAGTTGGTATCGATGTTGGTGCTAAGATCGGTCCAATCTTAACGAAAGAGCTAGGTAGCCGTTTTGAAGCACCTGCTGCGTTCGATAAGCTACTGGCTGATGATCGTAAAGGTCGCAAGAACGAGAAAGGTTTCTACCTATACGGTAAGAAAGCCAAGAAGGGTAAAAAGCAAGTTGATGAATCAATCTACAAGCTATTTAACCTGAAACCTGAAGCGTCTATGGATCCTAAAGCACTTGCAGAACGTGCTGTATTATTAATGCTGAACGAAGCTGCACGTTGTCTTGATGAAGGTATCTTACGTAGCGCACGTGATGGCGACATCGGTGCAATCTTCGGTATTGGTTTCCCGCCATTCCTAGGTGGTCCATTCCACTATATGGATTCAATCGGTATTGCTGCACTTGTTGACAAGCTAGAACGTCATCAAGATAAATACGGTGAGCGTTTCGCGCCGTGTGCAATGCTTACTGCAATGGCGAAAGAAGATAAAAAATTCTATAGCTAA
- a CDS encoding NAD(P)-dependent oxidoreductase, with product MKILVTGSAGRVGRAIYIKLMKIHKVVGIDITPCSTADYVGDIRDIGLLTEAAEGVDVIVHTAALHAPHVGLVSDVEFEDINIKATEQLALLAVKKGVKHFVFTSTTALYGFSSIPDGVAGWVNETVTPRPKTIYHKSKIEAEKILENISNLFNLPVTVLQMSRCFPEPANLMALYRLTRGIDARDVANAHACAIEKRLSGFKRYIISGKTPFNKACCEQLYLNCDDVVKEYAPKLAKDFAERTWHLPKSIDRVYDSSLAQVELGWQPKYGYESVLDMLDNDFAEVLPATNIS from the coding sequence TTGAAAATTTTAGTTACAGGGTCGGCTGGTCGAGTAGGACGTGCCATTTATATAAAATTGATGAAGATTCACAAAGTCGTAGGAATAGATATAACGCCTTGCTCTACAGCAGACTATGTTGGAGACATTCGTGATATAGGCCTGTTAACTGAAGCTGCTGAGGGGGTGGATGTTATTGTTCATACAGCTGCATTACATGCGCCGCATGTTGGCTTGGTATCCGACGTCGAATTCGAAGATATCAACATAAAAGCAACGGAGCAACTAGCACTATTAGCAGTAAAAAAAGGGGTTAAACATTTTGTGTTTACGAGTACTACAGCTCTCTATGGTTTTTCTTCAATACCTGATGGTGTTGCAGGTTGGGTCAATGAAACTGTTACTCCTAGACCTAAAACGATTTATCACAAATCCAAGATAGAAGCAGAGAAAATTTTGGAAAACATCTCAAATTTGTTTAATTTACCTGTCACTGTACTGCAAATGTCTCGCTGCTTTCCTGAACCAGCAAATCTAATGGCTCTCTATCGTCTTACGCGTGGCATTGATGCACGAGATGTAGCAAATGCTCATGCTTGTGCCATCGAAAAACGTCTTTCGGGGTTCAAACGTTACATCATTTCTGGAAAAACACCATTTAATAAGGCATGTTGTGAGCAGCTTTATCTAAATTGTGATGATGTCGTAAAAGAGTATGCCCCGAAACTTGCGAAAGACTTCGCTGAGCGAACTTGGCATTTACCTAAAAGTATCGACCGAGTTTATGACTCAAGTTTGGCGCAAGTCGAATTAGGGTGGCAGCCGAAATATGGTTACGAGAGTGTATTAGATATGCTGGATAATGATTTCGCAGAAGTGCTTCCTGCAACTAATATTAGCTAA
- a CDS encoding GspH/FimT family pseudopilin, which produces MRRSTGFTLIELMITISIFAVLVGIGVPSYQNMVQQSRIDDATGLINNTLNYAKSTAMAHNRMLYMTTSNNTLTLAAGMTAAAEIINNTKVTTDSSSTLSFTAPGTATIIFRANGTIAKGNTIRYCASNSGIEIAVGIYGEPVSTAISC; this is translated from the coding sequence ATGAGAAGGTCTACCGGATTTACCCTCATCGAATTAATGATCACCATTTCTATCTTCGCGGTACTCGTTGGTATCGGCGTACCCAGTTACCAAAACATGGTACAACAAAGCCGTATAGACGATGCAACGGGGTTAATAAATAACACCCTCAATTACGCTAAAAGTACAGCTATGGCGCATAATCGCATGTTGTATATGACTACATCCAATAACACCCTCACTTTAGCAGCAGGCATGACTGCGGCTGCCGAGATTATCAATAATACAAAGGTGACAACGGACAGTAGTTCAACATTGTCTTTCACTGCACCTGGAACCGCTACAATCATATTTAGGGCTAATGGCACCATCGCAAAAGGTAACACCATTCGTTATTGTGCAAGTAATTCAGGTATTGAAATTGCTGTCGGTATTTATGGTGAGCCAGTCTCCACAGCGATTAGCTGTTAG
- a CDS encoding SDR family oxidoreductase gives MKYLVTGGTGFIGRFLIERLVEREDAQVYVLTRPGSEHKFNALQDRVHKSVKSRIKMVTGDITKANLGIDEQWLATHTDQIDNVYHLAAIYDMKADAESQETANVVGTRNAVEASVHIKAKSFHHVSSIAAAGLFNGTFYEDMFEEAENMDNPYLRTKHISEKVVRDECSIPFRIYRPGMVVGHSKTGEIDKVDGPYYFFKLLKKIRETIPTWMPMIGVEGRRLNIVPVDYVADAIDYISHKEDVHSNCFHLVDPKPFKVGEVLNIFATAGNAPKTAFRIDSRIANFLPASVRQAITHLPAVKQLTEGVLNDLGIPKDVLNFLNYPTSFDDRETARALEGSNIKVPRLDAYAPAVWDYWERNLNDDLINDMTLKGNVSGKTIVITGASSGIGEATALKLAPTGAKLILVARDVTKLEETQAQIKELGGEAHIYSCDISNMESCDELVKNVLAEHNFVDILINNAGRSIRRSIDLSFDRFHDYERTMQLNYFGAVRLIMGFSPSMLDNKKGHVINISSIGVLTNSPRFSAYVASKAALDAFTRCAASEFSDRNVNMTTINMPLVRTPMIGPTKVYDNVPTLAPSEAADLIVEAIIRKPKRIATKVGIMSEVLYSLFPKVSEIIMNTGYRMFNDSAAAKGKLEDKDAPTQASTEQVAFAAIMRGVHW, from the coding sequence ATGAAATACTTAGTTACCGGTGGTACAGGATTTATTGGTCGTTTCTTAATTGAACGTTTAGTAGAAAGAGAAGATGCGCAAGTGTATGTATTAACTCGCCCAGGCTCAGAACACAAATTCAATGCATTACAGGATCGAGTGCATAAGAGTGTTAAAAGTCGTATCAAAATGGTTACAGGTGATATCACTAAAGCTAATTTAGGTATTGATGAACAATGGTTGGCGACACATACTGACCAAATTGACAATGTTTACCACCTTGCAGCAATCTACGATATGAAAGCAGATGCTGAATCACAAGAAACAGCAAATGTTGTTGGTACACGTAACGCAGTTGAAGCATCTGTTCACATTAAAGCGAAAAGCTTCCACCATGTTAGCTCTATTGCAGCTGCAGGTTTGTTCAACGGTACTTTTTACGAAGACATGTTTGAAGAAGCTGAAAATATGGACAACCCATATTTACGCACCAAACATATCTCTGAAAAAGTAGTGCGTGATGAATGTTCTATTCCTTTCCGCATCTACCGCCCTGGTATGGTTGTTGGTCATTCTAAAACGGGTGAAATCGACAAAGTAGATGGTCCTTACTACTTCTTCAAATTGTTGAAAAAAATCCGTGAAACAATTCCAACATGGATGCCTATGATCGGTGTTGAAGGCCGCCGCCTTAATATCGTACCGGTTGATTATGTTGCAGATGCAATTGATTACATCAGTCATAAAGAAGACGTTCATAGCAACTGTTTCCACCTTGTTGATCCAAAACCATTCAAGGTTGGTGAAGTACTAAATATCTTCGCTACTGCGGGTAACGCACCAAAAACAGCATTCCGTATTGATTCGCGTATTGCTAACTTCTTACCAGCGTCGGTACGTCAAGCTATTACTCATTTACCAGCAGTAAAACAACTTACTGAAGGTGTATTAAATGACCTTGGCATTCCAAAAGATGTATTGAACTTCCTTAACTACCCAACAAGCTTTGATGACCGTGAAACAGCACGTGCATTAGAAGGCTCAAATATTAAAGTGCCACGTTTAGATGCATATGCACCAGCGGTATGGGATTATTGGGAACGTAACCTAAATGATGACCTAATCAATGACATGACGCTGAAAGGTAATGTTAGTGGTAAAACGATTGTCATTACCGGTGCAAGTTCTGGTATTGGTGAAGCAACAGCATTAAAACTAGCACCAACAGGCGCGAAATTAATTCTTGTAGCACGTGATGTAACGAAACTAGAAGAAACACAAGCTCAAATCAAGGAACTTGGTGGCGAAGCACATATCTATTCATGTGACATTTCCAACATGGAATCATGTGATGAGTTAGTAAAGAATGTACTTGCAGAGCATAACTTTGTTGATATATTAATCAACAATGCGGGTCGTTCAATCCGTCGTTCAATTGATTTATCATTTGACCGCTTCCACGATTACGAAAGAACGATGCAGCTAAACTACTTTGGTGCGGTTCGTTTGATCATGGGCTTCTCACCAAGTATGCTAGATAATAAAAAAGGCCACGTTATCAACATATCTTCAATTGGTGTGTTAACGAATTCGCCGCGCTTCTCTGCATACGTAGCATCAAAAGCTGCACTTGATGCATTCACACGTTGTGCTGCATCAGAGTTCTCTGACCGTAACGTAAACATGACGACGATTAATATGCCGCTTGTGCGTACGCCTATGATTGGTCCAACAAAAGTATATGACAATGTACCAACACTGGCACCGTCAGAAGCTGCCGATTTAATTGTTGAAGCTATTATCCGTAAGCCTAAACGTATCGCCACTAAAGTCGGTATTATGTCTGAAGTACTTTACTCTCTGTTCCCTAAAGTAAGCGAAATCATCATGAACACGGGCTACCGTATGTTTAATGATTCAGCCGCTGCGAAAGGTAAGCTAGAAGATAAAGATGCACCAACACAAGCAAGTACCGAGCAAGTTGCATTTGCAGCTATCATGCGCGGTGTGCATTGGTAA
- the nrdG gene encoding anaerobic ribonucleoside-triphosphate reductase-activating protein: MHYSQYYPVDVINGPGTRVTLFVSGCEHQCKGCYNQSTWSPRNGSVFTQAMEDKIINDLNDPRIRRKGLSLSGGDPLYLGNLEHILKLVKRVKKECVGKNVWLWTGYTIEQLTPEQKMVVQYVDYLVDGKFEQSLSDPALQFRGSSNQRIITILQNENIAEFTYSIEK, encoded by the coding sequence ATGCATTATTCCCAATATTATCCAGTTGATGTGATCAATGGTCCAGGTACGCGTGTCACACTATTTGTCAGTGGTTGCGAGCATCAATGTAAAGGTTGTTATAACCAATCTACCTGGTCACCTCGCAATGGTTCCGTCTTTACTCAAGCGATGGAAGATAAAATAATTAATGACTTGAACGATCCACGCATACGCCGTAAGGGCTTAAGCTTAAGTGGTGGAGACCCTCTTTATCTAGGTAATCTAGAACACATATTAAAACTTGTAAAAAGAGTTAAAAAAGAATGTGTTGGAAAGAACGTATGGCTATGGACTGGCTATACTATAGAGCAACTAACACCAGAACAAAAAATGGTAGTGCAATATGTTGATTATCTAGTTGATGGTAAATTTGAGCAGTCGTTATCTGATCCAGCACTTCAGTTTAGAGGCAGTAGCAATCAACGTATTATCACTATTCTCCAAAATGAGAATATTGCCGAATTTACATATAGCATCGAAAAATAA